One window of Trinickia caryophylli genomic DNA carries:
- the lnt gene encoding apolipoprotein N-acyltransferase gives MAEPISPRLRQRAGLRKAGSADTAPQASGTQSRLHYVAALAAGAANTLSFAPTPHGGWLELALLAFLYAWLSRTKRWKSAALTAGAFGFGNFVTGIWWLYVSMHDYGGMAAPLAAAALVLFSLYLALYPALAAAIWSLCAGHERNGRRERDARPFSPTWHGAFAFASAWALSEWLRGIVFTGFPWLASGYAQVDGPFAGFAPVAGVYGVGWVTALAAALVVQALHRFFIAPSSHRAAAAWPAALALALVAAGFGLAHVSWTLPANAPLDVRILQGNVKQEMKFDEAGVAAAVALYQKMITERPADLVVTPETAVPLLPQQFPESFGRAVRTFADSTGTAVLLGAFGATVQQDGRLTDPTNSLFGLTPKTDLLYRYDKHHLVPFGEFVPLGFHWFVELMNIPLGDLARGKVVQPPFMVRNQPVDVDICYEDIFGEEIARRLRLAPVPAGVLVNVSNLAWFGNTIALDQHLQMARMRTLETGRPLIAATNTGATAAIDARGRVTARLPTMTQGALDVHVQGTAGRTPYIASGNNTVLAVSLVLLALGFALGPSRRKGGN, from the coding sequence ATGGCAGAACCGATCTCCCCCCGCCTGCGCCAGCGCGCAGGCTTGCGCAAAGCGGGCAGCGCCGATACGGCACCGCAGGCAAGCGGCACGCAAAGCCGCCTGCACTATGTTGCCGCGCTGGCGGCCGGCGCCGCCAACACGCTGTCGTTCGCACCGACACCGCATGGCGGCTGGCTCGAGCTGGCGCTGCTCGCGTTTCTCTATGCGTGGCTTTCACGCACGAAGCGCTGGAAGAGCGCGGCGCTGACAGCCGGCGCCTTCGGCTTCGGCAACTTCGTCACGGGCATCTGGTGGCTTTACGTCAGCATGCACGACTACGGCGGCATGGCAGCCCCTCTTGCCGCAGCGGCGCTCGTGCTGTTCTCGCTCTATCTCGCGCTCTATCCGGCCCTTGCCGCCGCGATCTGGTCGCTGTGCGCCGGCCACGAGCGCAACGGACGCAGGGAGCGCGACGCACGGCCGTTCTCGCCGACGTGGCACGGCGCGTTCGCCTTCGCGAGCGCTTGGGCACTGAGCGAATGGCTGCGCGGCATCGTCTTCACCGGATTCCCATGGCTTGCAAGCGGCTACGCGCAGGTGGACGGCCCGTTTGCCGGCTTCGCGCCCGTTGCGGGCGTCTATGGCGTGGGCTGGGTGACGGCGCTCGCGGCCGCGCTCGTCGTGCAGGCGCTCCATCGTTTTTTCATCGCACCCTCCTCGCACCGCGCCGCGGCCGCCTGGCCGGCAGCGCTGGCGCTGGCCCTCGTCGCCGCGGGCTTCGGGCTTGCACACGTGAGCTGGACGCTCCCCGCGAACGCGCCGCTCGACGTACGGATCCTGCAAGGAAACGTGAAGCAGGAAATGAAATTCGACGAGGCGGGCGTCGCAGCCGCCGTCGCGCTTTATCAGAAGATGATCACCGAGCGGCCGGCCGATCTGGTCGTCACCCCGGAAACGGCCGTGCCCCTCCTGCCGCAGCAGTTTCCCGAAAGTTTCGGCCGCGCCGTGCGCACTTTCGCCGACAGCACGGGCACCGCCGTGCTGCTCGGTGCATTCGGCGCCACCGTGCAGCAGGACGGCCGCCTCACCGATCCGACCAACAGCCTCTTCGGCCTCACGCCGAAAACGGATCTGCTCTATCGCTACGACAAGCACCACCTCGTGCCTTTCGGCGAATTCGTGCCGCTTGGTTTCCACTGGTTCGTGGAGCTGATGAACATTCCGCTCGGCGACCTCGCCCGCGGCAAGGTCGTGCAGCCACCGTTCATGGTTCGCAATCAGCCTGTCGATGTCGACATCTGCTACGAGGACATCTTCGGCGAGGAAATCGCCCGCCGGCTGCGTCTTGCGCCGGTGCCCGCGGGCGTTCTCGTGAACGTGTCGAACCTCGCCTGGTTCGGCAACACGATCGCGCTCGACCAGCATCTGCAGATGGCGCGCATGCGCACGCTCGAAACGGGCCGCCCGTTGATCGCCGCCACCAATACCGGCGCGACGGCGGCCATCGACGCGCGCGGCCGCGTCACGGCGCGGCTGCCCACGATGACGCAAGGCGCGCTCGACGTGCACGTGCAGGGCACGGCCGGCCGCACGCCTTATATCGCGAGCGGCAACAACACCGTGCTGGCGGTCTCGCTCGTGCTGCTCGCGCTCGGCTTCGCCTTGGGGCCCTCGCGGCGCAA